GGAACAAGGCACGAACCAGGGCCACGCCACGGTTGGGCGAGTGTACCGTTCGCCGCATGCGGAGCCTCGACGGCAGGATCCGAACAGTTTGGGCCTTTCGACCCGTCGTGATATAGTAGGAGCCAAAGCAGATGGTCGATGCAAAAATGCTCTCCATACCGATTGATCCCGCGGCCCTCGAGCTGCACTGGGTCGCCCGTTGCCGCGAAGGCGACGAAACGGCGCTTGGTTACCTGATCGATCGGCACCGCCAGCGCCTCGTGCGCACGGCGACCAACCTCTTGCGCGATCGCCACGAGGCGGAAGATGTCGCCCAAGAGGCGTTTCTGAAGGCTTTCCGGGAACTGGGGCGCCTTCGTGAAGACCGCGCGTTCTCGGGCTACTTGTATCGCATCTGCGTCCGACTCTGCATGGATCGCCTGCGCCTGAAGCGGGCTGAACCCGCCGAGTTGGAGGCCGTCCAGCCCCACGAGGGTGGAAGCGTCGAAAACCGGGTCGTGATCGAGAAGGTGCTCAATCAGTTGCCTTACGATTTGCGAACGACCCTGGTGTTGCGCGAGATCGAGCAGCTTTCCTACGAGGAAGTGGCGGACGTGATGCGCGTTCCGATCGGGACCGTGCGTTCGAGGCTCCACACCGCGCGCGAGCGTTTTCGCGTGCTCTGGCTGGAGGCCATGGCCGAGTGAAGAGCCGTTTGTTCGGTTGTTCGAAATTCCGTAGGCTCACCAGCGATCGTATGGACCGATCGCTGTCGAGCGGCCAACTGCGTTTCCTCGACCGCCACCGCGCCGTTTGCAGCGTCTGCGCGCGCGCCGAGGAGGAGGCGCACGACGCCTTGAAGATGCTGCGCCTCGCGATCCTCGAGCCGGAATCCGATCCCGGATTCGGCCATCGCGTGCTGCGCCGCGCGCGGGTCCAGTCCGTGCGAGCCAAGTTCGGCTACTGGTCGCCCGCGGTGTTCGGCGCGGCGATCGCAGGCATCGCCATCCTCGCTGCGCTCCAGATGATCGCCAACTCGTCCCATCTGCCGGCCATCCGCGTGCCTGGCGCCAATGGGCCGGAGATGACCCGTCGCGATCCTGTGTTCCCGCGCCTCGACACCACGGTTCGCGCCGTGCGATGAGCCGTGCCGCGAGGGCGTACTTCGGCGCCATGCTGGGCGCCCTCCTGACCCTGTTCTGGCATCCGATTTCGCGCCCCTTCCTCTGGAACGGCTTCTCGCACTGGGGGGCGTCCGCCGTCGCGCGCAGCACCCCCCTGATCGCGGGCAATTTGGTGCGGCTGCCGGTCCCGAAGAGCGAACTCGATGCCAGCCTCTGGCTCCAGGCGGGATCGGAGCGCCTGTGGGTGCATCGGCCCCCCAGCGACGCGGACAGGGAGAATCTGGTCCTCGTCGCCCGAAACGCCGCCGTGCATGAGCCCGAGAACGCCTATTGGCGCCAGATGGAGGCTGTGTTCCTCGGATCGCTCGGCCGCCAGGAGGAGGCTCGCAAGGCGTGGGTGCAGGCTGCCAAGGCGGTGCGTTGGAACGACTACCAGAGCGTCCGCCTCCTCGGGGTTCGGGAAGAGCTGGCGCGCGAGGAGGGCTCGCGCCTTGCGTGGCAGCTCGCGTTCGCCCTCCGGCTGCGCTCCTCCGCAAACGCGCAGGCCATTCGTTCGTTTTCGCGCCAGGTCGTAAGCGGTACCGATCTCGTGAGCCCCGCGGGCCTGGAGACGCGCTGGGCGAGCGTGATGAACGCACGCCTCATGCGCGATGGCGCGCGTTCGATCGAGACCGGCCAAACCGCGGCCGAGATGATGGAGGCCGCGTCCCATCCGGCGGGGCTGCCCGTCGCCCGAAGCCACCGCGTGCTGCTGCTGGCGCGCTACGACCTCATCAACGCGTTGATGGCGGCGGGGATGAGCGAGCGGTCCAACCAGGTGAACCGGGCGTACGACTCCAACGACTCGTGGATCGCTCTGACGCGCAGAGTCGACACTCAAGAGTTCGCGGACATGAGCATTCTGGGCGCGCTGGCGACCGCAACCGTGCCCAGCGCCCTGCTTGCCGTAGCCGCCCTCGGCGCGATCCTCTGGATGGTCGGCACGATCGTCCATCGCAGCGCGGTGGTGCGCCAACTCCTGGCACCCCCCGCCGCGCCCGCGTTGGGAGTGGTCTTCGCCGTGTTGGCCTATCTCGCGACGGGCTTGGTCCTCGCGGCGATCGCCGTCGTGCTCTGCTTCGCGTTCCTCGTGTTTACTCCGCCGCGCGTTCGCAGCCTGACGCCCGATGAGTTGGGTCCGCTCTTCCGCTTCATCCTCGCCCTGTTGGGAATGGCGATCGCCTCGACGTTCGGCGCGTTCATCGCGAGCCTTTCGACACCCGCCTGCGAGCTTCTCTTCTTGATCGGAGTCCCTCGCGAGTACTACGGGGGATCGACCCTGTTCCTCGGCCTTTCGGGCATCGTGCTCGGGCTGTTGCTCTTGATCTCGCCGGGGTGGGCGCTCGCGCAGCGCATCGCCACGCCCAAGGTGGTCGGCGTGGCGATGCGCGATCTCGGCTGCGGGTTGTGCGCCGTCTGCCTCGGGCTCGCCGTGGTCTCCGCTCCGGCTGCCGTGTATGCTGACCGAGTATTGAACCAGAACCTCCAGATGCTGGTCGAAAACGAGCCGAACTACCACCTTCTCCAATGAACCCCTCCACCCGGTCCACCATCGAGGAACTCGCCCAGCGACGGGTCTCGCTGGTGGAGGAGTTGCCGCACAATCCCTCCGGTCTCGAGTGGTGCGCGCAGCACACGCGCATCTGCGACGCGGTCGTACGCGTCGTATTCGAGGGGGTTTGCGAGGCGGTCCAAGGCGTCTCCAAGATCGCGGTGGTGGCGACGGGAGGCTACGGAAGGTCCGAGCTCGCGCCGTACTCCGACATCGACCTCACCGTCGTCCCCGGAGACGAGTCGGACAAGGGGATCGACGCGTTCGTCCGGAGTCTGTTCACGGACCTTCACGAGGCGTTCGGCAGCATGCTGAAACTCGAGGTGGGCTATGCGTTCCGCCTGGTGAACGACGCTGCGGGCCTCGACGCCCAGTCGAGGACCGGATTGTTGGACGCCCGCCGCATCGCGGGGGCTTCGGAGCCGATCGACCGGCTGCTCGAAGTGCTGTGGGAGAGCATGCCCGCGGGGCAGTTCCTGCTCGCCAAGATCCGCGAGCGGAACGCGGCCTTCAAGCGCTACCACGACACGCCGCTGGTGGTGGAGCCGCATTTGAAGGAGGGTGCCGGGGGCATGCGCTGTTTCCAGTGCGCGAACTGGATCCGCGCGGCCATCGGCGAACGGCCGGCTCTGCCCACGCGGGCGTACGAGCACGTCGTCCGGTTTCGGAACCTCCTCCACGCCGCGGCGGGCAAGAAGCAAGATCTGCTCACGCGCCAGCGCCAAGCCGAGATCGCCGATACGCTTGGCCAGGACCTGTACGCGATGATGTCGGCGCTTGTGGATTCAGCCTCCTCGCTGCACCTGGAGTACCAGCGCGCCGTCGACTCGCTGGCGCACTCCCGGTTCTGGGTGAGCCCCGGCGTGCTCGCGGTCAGAGGCGAGGCGCGTGTCTCTGGGGATGCGACGATGAGCGAGGCCGCGGCCGGCGTCGCGATCGCCACCCAGTTGGGTCTCGAGGTGTCCGATCTTCCGACCCTCGCGAAGGACGAGGTGAACGGCGCGGAAGCCCGGTACGCGGTCTGCTCCGGGGAAGCGACGCTGCGCAACCTCGAACGGTGCGGCCTTCTCATGCGCATTTTGCCCGAGCTGGCGCGGTGCCGCGTGGTCATGCCGCGCGACGCGACCCACGCCTTCACAGTGTACGAGCACACGATCCGCGTGGTCCGCTCGCTGGCCTCCCTCGCGCCGGGTTCGTTTCTCGGGGACCTCATGGACGGGCTGCACGATCCCCAGCCCCTCCTTTTGGCGGCCCTGCTGCACGATGTCGGGAAGATCGACGAGAGTCGCCCCCACGCCGAAACCGGGGAGGCGATCGCGCGCGAGGTGTGCGCGCGATGGGAGGTGGCGGACGACGACACGGAGACCGTGGCGTGGCTGGTGGGCCAGCACCTGCTGATGTCGCTCTTCCTCCGCATGCGCGACATCCAGAACCCGCAGACCGCGCTCGAATTCGCCGCGCACGTCAAGGACCGCGAGCGGCTCGACATGCTGACCCTGCTCACGTGGGCGGACACCCGTTCGGTGGGCGAGGGCGTGTGGACCGCCGCGCAGGAGCACATGCTCGAGGAGCTGCACACGCGGGTCGTACAGGTGCTGGATGGCGACGCGCCTTCGGCTCCCGATCCCGCGATGTACCGCCGCAGGCTGTTGCGCGAGCTGAGGCACGAGGACATTCCCGAGAGCGAGGTCAAGGAGTTCGTCGAGAGCCTGCCCGCGCACTACTTGATCAGCACGCCCCCGGAGGTGGTCCGGCTCCACATCGGATTCGAACGCCGGGCGCGCTCGGGGGAATCGATCGTCTCGTTCCACCACGAACCCGAGTTGGGATCGACCGAACTGACCGTGTGCGCCCCGGACGCGGCCGGCCTGCTGAGCAAGGTGCTGGGCGTGCTCTACGCGTTCGATGTGAGCCTGCACGGCATCCGCGCCAGCACCACACGGACCGATAAGCCCGTGGCGGTGGACCAGTTCGCCACGAGCTTTGGCGAGCGGCCGATTCCTCCGGGCACGTGCCGGGAACTCGCCGTCTCGCTCAAGCGCGTCATCGAGGGGGAGGAGGACGTCTCGGAACTGCTGCGCAGGAGGGGCAAGGACCCCGAGCGCCTGCAGCGTTCGTTTACCTTCACCTACCTGCCGGGCACGCCGGGGATCATGGAGGTGCGTGCGCCGCGAGGCAAGGGAATGGCGTACCGTTTTTGCAATCTCATCACGAAAGCGGGCTGGAACATTGTCTCCGCCAGGGTGGGGCAATGGGCCGGACGGGGTGCCGCGGCCTTCTACATCCTGGGCCCGGAAGATCGCGAGCTTTCACGCGAAGAGGTCGAGGCCGTGGTGGGTCGGCAGGTATAGTCGTCTTCGCCCTATGAAGGTCGTGATTTTCGGTTGTGGACGCACTGGCTCGTCCCTCGGACTCCAACTCGCGTCGCGTGGCCACTACGTGACGATCATCGAGCAAAACCCGTCGGCGCTGCGCCGGCTGGGCAAGGATCACGGTTGCCACATCATCATCGGCAGCGGGCTGGACGAGGACATCCTGAACAAGGCGGGGATCGAGGAAGCGGACGCGTTCTTCGCGGTGACCCGGGGGGACAACACCAACCTCATGGCCGCCCAAATCGTGAAGTTGGACCACAACGTTCCCCGAGTCTGCGTGAAGGTCGCCGATCCCTTGCGCGCGGAGGCGTACCGGAATCTGGGGTTCTTCTGCATCACTCCGAGCGCGCTTACGGCGGGCTACATGCGCGACTGGTTCACCGAACAGCCGCTGGAGGCGATCAGCGAGTACAACGTCCTCCCCAAGGAGTTGGAGATCTAGATGTATTCGATTCTTGTGGGAGGCGGCAATGTCGGGCTGGCGCTGGCCAAGCGGCTCTTGGGCAACAACTACGAGATTTTGCTCTTGGAGAAGGATCCCGTGCAGGCGGAGCGGCTCGCGGCGCTCATCGGCGAATCCAACGTCGCCGTGGGTGACGGCTGCGAAATGCTCGTTCAGAAGGAGATCGGGTTTGGACGCGCCGACGTCGTGATCGCCGTGACGGGCGAGGATGAAGACAACCTCGTCGTGTGCCAGATGGCCAAGGTCGTGTGGAACGTGGACCGCGTGCTCGCGCGGGTCAACGATCCTGCGCACGAGTCGATCTTCACGCGGATCGGCATCGACGACACCGTGTCCGCGACGGGCATCATCTACTCGCTGCTCGAGCAGCAAATCATGTCCGACACCGTGTTGCCCGTGGGTGCGCTGGGCCGCGGCAACATCGAGGTCATGGAGATCAAGCTGAGCAACCGCTCGCCCGCCGTCAACAAGCGCGTCCGCGAACTGCGTCTGCCGCTGCAGACGAACATCGTGTGGGTCATCCGGGGCGACCAGGGGATCTCCGTGGACGGAGACACCGAGCTGCTTGCGGGCGACATGGTGGTCGCCTTGGTTCCGCGGGACGGAGCCGAAGAGCTGCGTGACGCGCTCGTTCCCCAGAAGCCCTAGGTTTCTGCACGGACGAGAGGCAGTGCAACGCGGAGGCGTGCGCCCTGATCGCTCGGCTCGACGCGAATCGAGCCACCCCTCGCCTCGAGAAGCTGTCGGCAGACCGCCAACCCGATCCCGGCTCCTCCCCACGCGCGGTTGCGACTGTCGTCGACGCGCACGAAGCGCCCGAACACCTCGTTGGAAAATCCGGCGGGGATGCCCGGACCGTCGTCCTCCACCACCACCGTGGCTTGGTCTCCCTCGGCGGCCGCCTCCACCCGCACGCTTCCGCCTTGACCGGTGAAGCGAGCTGCGTTGTCCAGCAGGTTGTCGACCACGATCCGCAGTTCGTCGGGCTCGATCACCACGATGAGCCCCTCAGGTGGCAACTGGACCAAGAGGGACACCCCCCGAGCTTCCAGCCGGGAACGCCAAGGGCCGAGAATGTCGGCCAGCGCTCCGGCAAGGTCGATCGGGCCCGCATCGGAAACCGTCCGCCGGGCCGTTCGAAGGAGGGACTCGATCGTGCGCGCCATGCGCTGGACCTCGTGCAGCAGTTCTACATGGGAGTCGCTGTACTCCTGTGGCGTCCTGGCTTTCAAGAGCGTCGTCTCGATGCGTGTTTGCATCAGCGCCAGGGGCGTGCGAAGCTCGTGGGCGGCATCGACGGCAAACCTCTCTTCGCGTTCAATCGTCTCCTGGATCCGGTCCAGCATGGCGTTGAGCTGCCTTGCGAAGGCGCCGAACTCCGCCTCGTCGTCCGTGCTCAGCCGCGCGCCCAGGTCCGCGCCCTCGATCGCCGACGCCTGCGCGGTCATCCGCAGCAGGGGACGGAACACGGCTTGGGCCGCTATCCAGGTGGCCGTTCCCACGAGTACCGAGAGGGGAAGCCACAGGAGGGTGAGGACCCAGCCAAGGTTGCGGGAAGAGGCGCGGGAAGCGCGGAGATCGAGTCCAACGACCAGCGAGCCCCCGTTCCACGGCTTCCCGATCGACAGTGTGGTTCCGTCAACGAGGGAGCCAACGACGGGTTTGAGGGCAAGGTTGCCGATCTGATCGCCGGCCGCGCCTCCGGGGCCGAAGAGAGCCGCCGACACGAGCGGGTGGGCGCTTCGAAGCTCGGAGAATTCGAGTGCCGGACTGCCCTCTTGGGTCAGCAGCTCCAAGGTCGCCCGCAGCTCCCGTTCGGCACGGACGTCGTCTGAGCGCCGACTGATCCAGAAGACTCCGGCGAACAGCAGGGCCAGGACGAGAGCCGCCGTTCCCGTGGCGACCGCCGCGAGGCGGGCGCGGTGGCTAAGCTTCAACTGGCACCAGCGCGTAGCCCCTGTGTCGGATCGTTTGAATCAAACGCGGCTCGCCAGCGGCCTCGGTCTTCATGCGCAGGTACCGCACATAGACTTCGACGATGTTGGTGTTTGGCGCGTCCGGGTCCTTCCAGACCTCGCGAAGGAGGGCGCGTTTCGAGACAGGTCTTCCGGAGTGCTTCATGAGCTGCTCCAGGAGACGAAACTCGGTGTCCGAGAGGTTGAGTTCGCGTTCGCCTCGGCGTGCAATCCGGTTGCGCACGTCCAGGAGCAGATCGGCGCTTTGAAGGAGGTCCTTGTGTGCTGCTTCGCGCCTCAACAGCGCCCGCACGCGGGCGAGCAGCTCGTCCAGGTGGAACGGCTTGGCTAGGTAGTCGTCCGCGCCGAGGTCGAGGCCTTTGACACGGTCTGGAAACTCACCGCGCGCGGACAAGAAGAGGACCGGAACGTCGAGTCCACCTCGTCGAATGCGACGGACGAGTTCGAATCCGTTCATCACCGGCATCATCACATCGGCCACGATGGCATCGCAGTCGGCGGCCAACGGTAGCGCGAGCGCCCCGTTGGCCGCTGTGAGCACCTCGTAGCCCGACTCCTCAAGCGCTTGCTCGAGCAGTCGGGCCATTTGGGCTTCGTCTTCGACGATCAGGATGCGTTTCAAGCCGATTACTCGCCTCCGCCACCCTCCTCCGAGGTTGTCACCACCTTACCGGTCTTGGCGTCGACGTCGACTCCCATCACCTTGTGGTTGGCCGTGACCACGTCCATATCCCAGATCAGGGCGCCGCTCTTGGTCTTCTCGAGCTTGGCTTCGTTGACGTACCCCGCGACCTTCTTGGTTGCCGCGGCGGCGGCCTGGGAGATGGTCACCCGCGCCGTGAGGCCCGTGTTGGGCGCCTCGGCCTGCTCGGGACCCTCTTCCTCTTCCTCCTCCTTTTGCTGCTGCTTTTGCTGCACCTTGGTTTTGGCGTTGTGGGCAGTGGTCCCCTGCTGCGCCCAAACCAGGCTGGTTCCGAGGCCCGAGACGGCCAGCACGCCGACGGCAGCGAGTAGGATCGATTGTGTTCTCTTGTTCATGGTTGTAATCTCCAGGTTGGGTTCGCACCCGAGTCATTCAACCACCGGGCCGACGCCTGTGAGCTTGGAAGTCGCTCAGGTGGACAGGGGAGGAGGGAAGGTTGCTGAGACGATTCTCAGCGGCCCCGAAGCGGGAATGAGGTTTGGTTCAACCACGTGATACGACGATCCCTTCTAGTCTTGGTTGCCGCGGTTTGGGCGGGCACGGGTCTGGCGCAGGACGCACCGCTCTGGACGCCACAGATGGCGGTCCGTCTGGCGATGGAGCACCGGGCGCTGGTCCGAGCGGCGGGCCACCGCCTCAGTGAAGCACGCCGTCTTCGGGTGTCGGCCGGGGCGTACCCGGCGACGCGCATCGAGGCGGGCGACGGCACTCGGCCGGACGTCGGAGGCGGGGAAGATCTGGCGGTGTTCCAGCCGATCGACGCCTTTGGCAAAGTCGGAGCGTCGCGTGCGGCTGCGGAGGCCGCTTTCGTCGAGGCGCGCGCGGACTACCGGCAGCAGCTTCTCGACGTCCAGCACGAGGCTCTGGTCGCATATGCGAACCTGGCATCGGCCCAGGGGCTCGCCTCGGCGGCCAGGGAGCAACTGGAGGTCGCCCGAGCCCTCGCCGCCGCCACACGGCGACGCATCGAGGCCGGTTCGCTGCCGGAGTCGCAGGAGGCCCGAGCCGCGCTCGAGCTCCTTCGCGCGCAGCAGGTCGTGACGGATCGCGATGCGGCCCTCCTTGCCGCAAGAGCGAGGTTTGCGGCGGCGACCGGGATCGAGGAGAAGGAGGTTCCGACCGCACGGACCGCAGGCCTCGTCGCCCTGCCCGAGCCCTCGGGGGAACCTCTCGCCGAGCGCCCGGACCTGGCCGTGTTGGCCGCACGGCTGCAGGGCGCCCAAGCGGAAGCCCGTGCCGCAGGCCTCGAGTTGGCGCCCGACTTCGAGATCCAGGCGCGTCGAAACCCCTGGTCCACCGATGAGACCTACGGAGTTCGTCTCCAGCTCACGATGCCTCTGTGGGACCACGGAGCGTCTCGGGCGCGGCGGCAGGCCGCGCGTTCCGGTGAGGCGGCCTCGCTGGCGGAGCTTGAAGACCGTCGCGCAGGTGCGCTCGGGGAGCTCCGTGCGGCCGAGCTGGAGGTGGCCGCCGCGCACGCGTCCGTGGCCTCCTACGAACAGATCGTGGCGACGGCGAGGGAGATGCTCGCAAGAGAGCAGCGCGGCTACGAACTGGGCGTTGGAACGCTCGTGGACGTTCTCGATGCGCGGCGCGCCCTTGGCGAAGTGCTCGAGTCGCTCGTGGATGCCCGGTACCGGGAAGATCTTGCGATCGAGGGGCTCCTCGACGCACGGGGGCATTTGGTGGAGGAACCGAAGGCATGAAGTTGGGGTGGATGGTCGGTGGATTGGCGCTGCTGGGCAGCTTTGGGTGTGGGAAACCCCCAGAGGAGGCCGCCACGGAGGCGCCCCCCGTGGAAGTGGCCTTTGCGACCGCCGAGCAGGGGGTCGTGCGGGAGACCGTGTCGCTTGACGGCAGGTTTGCGCCCACCGAGGGGTCCGTGGCCATGTTGGCCCCGACCGTTGCGGGCCGATTGGTGAAGGTGCTCGTACGCGAAGGCGATTCCGTTCGGGCGGGGCAACTGCTGGCGCAGGTGGATACGAACGTCCAAGCGCAGGAGGCGCGCAGCGCCGAAGGAGCCGCCTCGGCCGCCAAGGAGCAGGCCACCTCTTCCGCATTGACGCTCGAGGCGTCTCGAGTCCAGCAGCAAGCTGCGCTGGACACGGCCCGACTCGCGCTCGCCGCCGCGGTCGCCGAACGCGACGCCGATGTGAGGCAGGCGGCGCTCGAGTTGGAGAAGCTGCGCTCCGGCGCCCGGCCGCAGGAGATCGCGCAAGCCGAACAGGCGGTGCTTCAAGCCAAGGTCCAGCGCGATCGGGCCAAGGCCGAGGCCGATCGGGACCAGCAACTGATCGGGGAAGGTTATGTGTCGAAGCAGCAGGCCGAGGCGTCCCAGGCCGCTTACCTGACCGCCGAATCCGCGTACAAGCAAGCGCAGCAGCAGCTTGATCTGCTTCGCGCAGGGGCGAGGAGGGAGGATATCCAGGCGGCGGAAGCCCGGTTGGAGGCGGCCCGGACGGTGGGCTCCAAACGTGTGGAGCAGGCGCAGGCGGCCGTCCGCGAAGCCGAGGCGGGCGCGCTGTCCGCGAAGGCTCTGGCCCGAGAGGCCGCGGCCGCGCGCTTCGGCGCGACGGAGAAGCAGGCCGGAGCCTCGGCGGCACGGGCCACCCAGCAGCTCGGGGAGGTTCGCGCTCCGTTTGCGGGCCGGGTGAGCCGCCGGTTCCTCGCTTCGGGCGACCAGGCCGAACCCGGCACGCCCGTCTTCGAGATCGCGGCGCCGGGCGCCCGAACGGACTTCGTCGCCTCGGCGACACCGGAAGAGGCGGCCCGCCTCTCGATCGGCATGCGCGTCCTCTTTCCAGGCAAGCCGGGCCTAGCTGGCACGGTGGCCTCGGTGGGGCAGCCTGATGCCGAGTCCGGGATGATCCCCGTGCGGGTGCGGTGCGGCGCAGCCGGAGAGTCGGCGGGCGCGTTTGCCTCGGCGCGTATCGTGGTGGCCGTTCACTCCGATGTCGTGCGCGTGCCGCGCGAGTCGGTGCTGACCCAGGAGTCTGCTCCCGTGGTCTTCCGTGTCGAGAACGGAGTCGCCCACCGCCTGGAGGTCGAGGTCGGCCCCGAGGATGACGGTTGGGTGGAGATCAAGAAGGGGCTGGTCGCAGGGGACGTCTTGGTCCTGATCGGCCAACACGAACTGGCCGACGGGGCGAAGGTGGTGGCCCAGCCGCCGGCCGAGGGCACAGGCTCGTGACGCTGGCCGCTTGGGCGGTCCGGCACGTGAAGCCCATCGTCTTCACGACGGTGGTGCTGTGTGCGGCGGGGATCGCGAGCTACACGACGTTTCCAGTCTCGATCTTGCCCGAGGTGAGCTTCCCCCGCGTCGTGGCGATCGCCGAGGCGGGAGAGCGCCCGACCCCCTCGATGCAGGCGTCGATCACCCGCCCGCTCGAGGAGGCGATGACGACGATCCCGGACGTGCGCCGCATCCGTTCGAAGACGCAGCGCGGCTCGACCGAGATCTCCGTGG
This genomic window from Fimbriimonadaceae bacterium contains:
- a CDS encoding sigma-70 family RNA polymerase sigma factor, encoding MVDAKMLSIPIDPAALELHWVARCREGDETALGYLIDRHRQRLVRTATNLLRDRHEAEDVAQEAFLKAFRELGRLREDRAFSGYLYRICVRLCMDRLRLKRAEPAELEAVQPHEGGSVENRVVIEKVLNQLPYDLRTTLVLREIEQLSYEEVADVMRVPIGTVRSRLHTARERFRVLWLEAMAE
- a CDS encoding HD domain-containing protein is translated as MNPSTRSTIEELAQRRVSLVEELPHNPSGLEWCAQHTRICDAVVRVVFEGVCEAVQGVSKIAVVATGGYGRSELAPYSDIDLTVVPGDESDKGIDAFVRSLFTDLHEAFGSMLKLEVGYAFRLVNDAAGLDAQSRTGLLDARRIAGASEPIDRLLEVLWESMPAGQFLLAKIRERNAAFKRYHDTPLVVEPHLKEGAGGMRCFQCANWIRAAIGERPALPTRAYEHVVRFRNLLHAAAGKKQDLLTRQRQAEIADTLGQDLYAMMSALVDSASSLHLEYQRAVDSLAHSRFWVSPGVLAVRGEARVSGDATMSEAAAGVAIATQLGLEVSDLPTLAKDEVNGAEARYAVCSGEATLRNLERCGLLMRILPELARCRVVMPRDATHAFTVYEHTIRVVRSLASLAPGSFLGDLMDGLHDPQPLLLAALLHDVGKIDESRPHAETGEAIAREVCARWEVADDDTETVAWLVGQHLLMSLFLRMRDIQNPQTALEFAAHVKDRERLDMLTLLTWADTRSVGEGVWTAAQEHMLEELHTRVVQVLDGDAPSAPDPAMYRRRLLRELRHEDIPESEVKEFVESLPAHYLISTPPEVVRLHIGFERRARSGESIVSFHHEPELGSTELTVCAPDAAGLLSKVLGVLYAFDVSLHGIRASTTRTDKPVAVDQFATSFGERPIPPGTCRELAVSLKRVIEGEEDVSELLRRRGKDPERLQRSFTFTYLPGTPGIMEVRAPRGKGMAYRFCNLITKAGWNIVSARVGQWAGRGAAAFYILGPEDRELSREEVEAVVGRQV
- a CDS encoding TrkA family potassium uptake protein, with translation MKVVIFGCGRTGSSLGLQLASRGHYVTIIEQNPSALRRLGKDHGCHIIIGSGLDEDILNKAGIEEADAFFAVTRGDNTNLMAAQIVKLDHNVPRVCVKVADPLRAEAYRNLGFFCITPSALTAGYMRDWFTEQPLEAISEYNVLPKELEI
- a CDS encoding TrkA family potassium uptake protein, which codes for MYSILVGGGNVGLALAKRLLGNNYEILLLEKDPVQAERLAALIGESNVAVGDGCEMLVQKEIGFGRADVVIAVTGEDEDNLVVCQMAKVVWNVDRVLARVNDPAHESIFTRIGIDDTVSATGIIYSLLEQQIMSDTVLPVGALGRGNIEVMEIKLSNRSPAVNKRVRELRLPLQTNIVWVIRGDQGISVDGDTELLAGDMVVALVPRDGAEELRDALVPQKP
- a CDS encoding ATP-binding protein, coding for MKLSHRARLAAVATGTAALVLALLFAGVFWISRRSDDVRAERELRATLELLTQEGSPALEFSELRSAHPLVSAALFGPGGAAGDQIGNLALKPVVGSLVDGTTLSIGKPWNGGSLVVGLDLRASRASSRNLGWVLTLLWLPLSVLVGTATWIAAQAVFRPLLRMTAQASAIEGADLGARLSTDDEAEFGAFARQLNAMLDRIQETIEREERFAVDAAHELRTPLALMQTRIETTLLKARTPQEYSDSHVELLHEVQRMARTIESLLRTARRTVSDAGPIDLAGALADILGPWRSRLEARGVSLLVQLPPEGLIVVIEPDELRIVVDNLLDNAARFTGQGGSVRVEAAAEGDQATVVVEDDGPGIPAGFSNEVFGRFVRVDDSRNRAWGGAGIGLAVCRQLLEARGGSIRVEPSDQGARLRVALPLVRAET
- a CDS encoding response regulator transcription factor, which codes for MKRILIVEDEAQMARLLEQALEESGYEVLTAANGALALPLAADCDAIVADVMMPVMNGFELVRRIRRGGLDVPVLFLSARGEFPDRVKGLDLGADDYLAKPFHLDELLARVRALLRREAAHKDLLQSADLLLDVRNRIARRGERELNLSDTEFRLLEQLMKHSGRPVSKRALLREVWKDPDAPNTNIVEVYVRYLRMKTEAAGEPRLIQTIRHRGYALVPVEA
- a CDS encoding PepSY domain-containing protein, whose product is MNKRTQSILLAAVGVLAVSGLGTSLVWAQQGTTAHNAKTKVQQKQQQKEEEEEEGPEQAEAPNTGLTARVTISQAAAAATKKVAGYVNEAKLEKTKSGALIWDMDVVTANHKVMGVDVDAKTGKVVTTSEEGGGGE
- a CDS encoding TolC family protein — encoded protein: MVAAVWAGTGLAQDAPLWTPQMAVRLAMEHRALVRAAGHRLSEARRLRVSAGAYPATRIEAGDGTRPDVGGGEDLAVFQPIDAFGKVGASRAAAEAAFVEARADYRQQLLDVQHEALVAYANLASAQGLASAAREQLEVARALAAATRRRIEAGSLPESQEARAALELLRAQQVVTDRDAALLAARARFAAATGIEEKEVPTARTAGLVALPEPSGEPLAERPDLAVLAARLQGAQAEARAAGLELAPDFEIQARRNPWSTDETYGVRLQLTMPLWDHGASRARRQAARSGEAASLAELEDRRAGALGELRAAELEVAAAHASVASYEQIVATAREMLAREQRGYELGVGTLVDVLDARRALGEVLESLVDARYREDLAIEGLLDARGHLVEEPKA
- a CDS encoding efflux RND transporter periplasmic adaptor subunit — translated: MKLGWMVGGLALLGSFGCGKPPEEAATEAPPVEVAFATAEQGVVRETVSLDGRFAPTEGSVAMLAPTVAGRLVKVLVREGDSVRAGQLLAQVDTNVQAQEARSAEGAASAAKEQATSSALTLEASRVQQQAALDTARLALAAAVAERDADVRQAALELEKLRSGARPQEIAQAEQAVLQAKVQRDRAKAEADRDQQLIGEGYVSKQQAEASQAAYLTAESAYKQAQQQLDLLRAGARREDIQAAEARLEAARTVGSKRVEQAQAAVREAEAGALSAKALAREAAAARFGATEKQAGASAARATQQLGEVRAPFAGRVSRRFLASGDQAEPGTPVFEIAAPGARTDFVASATPEEAARLSIGMRVLFPGKPGLAGTVASVGQPDAESGMIPVRVRCGAAGESAGAFASARIVVAVHSDVVRVPRESVLTQESAPVVFRVENGVAHRLEVEVGPEDDGWVEIKKGLVAGDVLVLIGQHELADGAKVVAQPPAEGTGS